Proteins from one Anaerobranca californiensis DSM 14826 genomic window:
- a CDS encoding DegV family protein: MNVKIITDSACDLTREFLASLDVDVVPIMVYLEGEEYLDGLTLKPEDMLRQMREGKVFKTSQIPPNIFKEKFQQLAQIGNPCIYIAFSSGLSGTYNSALIAREEVLEEFPNFKLEIIDTKCASVGFGLVVYKAAMMAKEGKSYEEIIKNIKFNAQHMEHIFTVDDLEYLYRGGRVSKTAAFVGGILNVKPILHVEDGKLIPIDKVRGRQKAMKRMVEIVKERGVDLENQLIGINHGDDLEGANKLKNLLELELGCKDFLISCIGCAIGAHSGPGTLGVFFLNKITEN, from the coding sequence ATGAATGTTAAAATTATTACCGATAGTGCCTGTGATTTAACCAGAGAATTCTTAGCTAGTTTAGATGTAGATGTAGTTCCCATTATGGTTTATTTAGAGGGAGAAGAATATTTAGATGGCTTGACTTTGAAACCTGAAGATATGTTAAGACAGATGAGGGAAGGTAAAGTATTTAAAACATCTCAGATTCCTCCAAATATTTTTAAAGAAAAATTTCAACAACTAGCCCAAATTGGGAATCCTTGTATTTACATTGCTTTTTCCTCAGGATTATCAGGTACATATAATTCAGCTTTAATTGCCAGGGAAGAAGTTTTAGAAGAATTTCCCAACTTTAAACTAGAAATTATAGATACTAAATGTGCTTCAGTAGGTTTTGGTTTAGTTGTTTATAAAGCTGCCATGATGGCAAAGGAAGGAAAATCTTATGAAGAAATAATCAAAAACATAAAATTTAATGCTCAACATATGGAACACATTTTCACCGTCGATGATTTAGAATATCTATATCGGGGAGGTAGGGTAAGTAAAACCGCTGCCTTTGTCGGAGGAATTTTAAATGTCAAGCCAATTCTACATGTGGAAGATGGAAAATTAATTCCAATAGATAAAGTTAGAGGAAGACAAAAGGCTATGAAACGGATGGTTGAAATTGTTAAAGAAAGGGGAGTTGATTTAGAAAATCAGCTTATAGGTATAAATCATGGAGATGATTTAGAGGGAGCTAATAAGCTAAAAAATCTGTTAGAGTTGGAATTAGGTTGTAAAGATTTTCTCATAAGCTGTATTGGTTGTGCTATAGGTGCCCACTCGGGACCTGGAACACTAGGTGTATTTTTCCTAAATAAAATAACGGAAAACTAG
- a CDS encoding DUF1657 domain-containing protein — translation MTVANKLAQTLSSCEAVAANLKAFALDTQDQQAKQMYQQCSQSMEQIVKQLRQRLDYAMEEEGQYQQEVGGLYPQQNITNQQSGDNQ, via the coding sequence ATGACAGTAGCCAACAAATTAGCTCAAACTTTATCTAGTTGTGAAGCAGTAGCTGCTAATCTAAAGGCCTTTGCCTTAGATACCCAAGATCAGCAGGCTAAACAGATGTATCAACAATGCAGTCAAAGTATGGAACAAATAGTTAAGCAATTAAGACAAAGGTTAGATTACGCTATGGAAGAAGAAGGACAATATCAACAAGAAGTAGGGGGATTATATCCACAACAAAATATTACTAATCAACAAAGTGGAGATAATCAATAA
- the pyrE gene encoding orotate phosphoribosyltransferase, producing the protein MKNRVEEILESCGVLLKGHFLLTSGKHSGEYLQCAKVFQYPNYTEELAEMIAGNYNKDQIHGVIGPAIGGIILAYAVANKLGVQNLFAERENGVMTLRRGFTIEKGQRFLVVEDVITTGGSVKEVIDLVKSYGGEVVGVASLVDRSTEGKKFTEDLFSLYKKEIVTYNPENCPLCQQGIPITKPGSRNFKS; encoded by the coding sequence ATGAAAAACAGAGTGGAAGAAATTTTAGAAAGTTGTGGTGTTCTTTTAAAAGGTCATTTTTTACTAACTTCAGGTAAACACAGTGGGGAGTATCTCCAATGTGCTAAAGTTTTTCAATACCCCAACTACACCGAGGAATTGGCAGAAATGATAGCTGGAAATTATAATAAAGACCAGATCCATGGGGTTATTGGACCGGCTATAGGGGGAATAATTTTAGCATATGCAGTAGCTAACAAGCTAGGAGTTCAAAATCTTTTTGCAGAGAGGGAAAATGGTGTTATGACACTGAGAAGGGGATTTACCATAGAAAAAGGGCAGAGATTTTTGGTAGTTGAAGATGTGATTACTACAGGAGGTTCTGTCAAAGAAGTAATTGATTTGGTAAAAAGCTATGGTGGTGAAGTGGTAGGGGTAGCTTCTTTAGTGGATAGAAGTACAGAAGGGAAAAAATTCACTGAAGATCTCTTTAGTTTATATAAAAAAGAAATAGTAACCTATAATCCAGAAAATTGCCCTTTATGTCAACAAGGGATACCAATAACTAAACCGGGCAGTAGAAATTTTAAAAGTTAA
- a CDS encoding dihydroorotate dehydrogenase produces the protein MIDLSIELFQLKLKNPVTVASGTYGFGEVYEKFYHPKFLGAITTKGLTLEKREGNKGVRCVETASGILNSVGLQNPGIDVFIKEHLPNLKSKGALVFVNIAGKTVEEFIELGERLEKTDVDLIELNLSCPNVKEGGLAFGISPKKVGEITKKVRMVTKKPIVVKLSPNVTNIVEIAKEAEFNGADGLTLINTLQGMAIDIDSKRPILGNIYGGLSGPAIKPVALRMVYDVYKNVKIPIIGMGGIVTYQDAVEFILAGASMIGVGTGNFIDPFAPIKIIEGLKKYMEIYRFNKVEEMVGLAHSERR, from the coding sequence ATGATTGATTTAAGTATCGAGCTGTTTCAACTAAAACTTAAAAATCCCGTCACTGTAGCTTCCGGTACCTATGGTTTTGGTGAAGTTTATGAAAAGTTCTATCATCCTAAATTCTTAGGGGCAATAACCACTAAAGGTTTGACTTTGGAAAAAAGGGAAGGTAACAAAGGGGTAAGATGCGTAGAAACTGCCTCTGGGATCCTTAACAGTGTAGGGCTGCAAAATCCTGGGATAGATGTATTTATTAAAGAACATCTACCTAATCTTAAAAGTAAAGGAGCTTTAGTTTTTGTCAATATTGCCGGGAAAACAGTAGAGGAATTTATAGAACTAGGGGAAAGATTGGAAAAAACTGATGTTGATTTAATTGAGTTAAATTTATCTTGCCCTAATGTCAAAGAAGGAGGATTAGCCTTTGGAATATCACCTAAAAAAGTAGGGGAAATAACTAAGAAAGTAAGAATGGTGACTAAAAAACCTATAGTAGTTAAATTAAGTCCTAATGTCACCAATATTGTGGAGATCGCCAAAGAAGCAGAATTTAATGGAGCCGATGGTCTGACCTTAATCAACACTTTACAAGGTATGGCGATAGACATTGATAGTAAAAGACCTATTTTAGGGAATATCTATGGCGGGTTATCTGGTCCTGCAATAAAACCAGTGGCCCTTAGAATGGTTTACGATGTGTATAAAAATGTTAAGATTCCTATCATTGGAATGGGGGGAATAGTGACATATCAAGATGCCGTGGAATTTATTTTAGCGGGGGCTTCAATGATAGGGGTAGGGACCGGTAACTTTATTGACCCATTTGCACCTATAAAAATAATTGAAGGATTAAAAAAATATATGGAAATATATAGATTTAACAAGGTAGAAGAAATGGTGGGTTTAGCCCATAGTGAAAGGAGATAG
- a CDS encoding FAD-binding oxidoreductase yields MDYKGKVISKVMLTSNVFQLTIKVNGKIDYKIGQFVNLYCPNKILPRPISIAGGDGEYLTFLIKIVGEGTRYLGGLARGDEVKLVGPLGKGFTVEGTGNKKVAIVGGGIGIAPLLPLTGVKFKEVKYYFGFKEKAYALENIAKEYPLTVTLDKDGQNIVDIFAKDLERESFDFVYFCGPQIMLKKLQNILLKKGIKGELSTEAKMACGVGGCLVCTCATVDGYKRVCKDGPVFSVGEVVFDD; encoded by the coding sequence GTGGATTATAAAGGAAAAGTAATTAGTAAAGTAATGTTAACTTCCAATGTATTCCAGTTAACAATTAAGGTCAATGGTAAAATTGATTACAAAATTGGTCAGTTTGTCAACCTTTACTGTCCTAACAAAATTTTACCCCGGCCAATATCTATAGCAGGGGGAGATGGGGAGTATTTAACATTCCTCATAAAAATAGTTGGTGAAGGTACAAGGTATTTAGGGGGATTAGCAAGGGGAGATGAGGTAAAATTAGTAGGACCTTTAGGGAAGGGTTTTACAGTGGAAGGCACTGGGAATAAAAAGGTGGCGATAGTAGGTGGTGGAATTGGAATTGCCCCCCTATTACCTTTAACAGGAGTGAAATTTAAAGAAGTTAAATATTATTTTGGGTTTAAGGAAAAGGCATATGCCCTCGAGAATATAGCTAAAGAATACCCATTAACAGTAACCTTAGATAAAGATGGACAAAATATTGTCGATATTTTCGCTAAAGATTTAGAAAGGGAGAGTTTTGATTTCGTCTATTTTTGCGGACCACAAATAATGTTGAAAAAACTACAAAATATTTTACTAAAAAAAGGGATTAAAGGGGAACTTTCTACTGAAGCAAAAATGGCCTGTGGAGTAGGGGGCTGCCTTGTCTGCACCTGTGCTACAGTAGATGGTTATAAAAGGGTATGTAAAGATGGCCCGGTATTCTCTGTAGGGGAGGTGGTTTTTGATGATTGA